One genomic region from Streptomyces sp. NBC_00582 encodes:
- a CDS encoding glycoside hydrolase family 31 protein yields MNQPAENQTSQGTVSLAQSSPTVGTFRERDGALEWSGRQETLRIEPWGPDAVRVRARLGGPVLDGLPGALLDTAPPTPYTIKTEDRRGLLTVGALTVEVDAEGLVRFVRTDDGAEVLAEERAHFWWPGPRLYTAVGNGYHRLEQRFAAYEDEKLYGLGQHQHGRFDQKGLVLDLVQRNAEVGIPVLTSSRGYTLLWNNPAIGRVELAGNGTRWVADSARQIDYWITAGSPADGQRRYSAVTGRTPMLPEWAAGFWQCKLRYRTQDELLAVAREYGRRGLPISAIVCDFFHWTHLGDWKFDPREWPDPAALVRELEELGIKLVVSVWPSVSPLSENHAVMEQRGHFIGTQYGPLAHADWPDKEVASTVQVAFYDATNPGAREFVWSRVRDNYLAPYGITAFWLDACEPELKPGFQENLRYWAGPGLEVGNLYPAENARTFYEGLRAEGEEVVTLNRSAWAGSQRYGAALWSGDIGTDFPTLRRQIAAGLNTALSGIPWWNTDIGGFHGGDPDDPAYREVMVRWFQFGALSPLMRLHGFRDPGMPLGPDMTGGPNEVWSYGEEAGAVLEKYLRLRERLKPYVLDVMRQAHEEGLPPMRPLFLEFPDDPASWSVDDAYLFGRDLLVVPVLEAGARDRGAYLPAGARWTDAWTGETYQGGRSVTVDAPLDRIPLFLRDGARLPVAESLP; encoded by the coding sequence GTGAATCAGCCTGCCGAAAACCAGACCAGTCAGGGCACGGTCAGCCTCGCGCAGTCGTCCCCCACCGTCGGCACGTTCCGCGAGCGGGACGGCGCGCTGGAGTGGAGCGGCCGTCAGGAGACCCTCCGGATCGAGCCGTGGGGGCCGGACGCGGTCCGGGTCCGCGCCCGGCTCGGCGGTCCCGTGCTCGACGGGCTGCCGGGCGCCCTGCTGGACACGGCGCCGCCGACGCCGTACACGATCAAGACCGAGGACCGGCGCGGGTTGCTGACCGTCGGGGCGCTGACCGTCGAGGTCGACGCCGAGGGCCTGGTCCGCTTCGTACGGACGGACGACGGCGCCGAGGTCCTGGCCGAGGAGCGCGCCCACTTCTGGTGGCCTGGCCCGCGGCTCTACACGGCCGTCGGCAACGGGTACCACCGGCTGGAGCAGCGGTTCGCCGCCTACGAGGACGAGAAGCTGTACGGGCTCGGCCAGCACCAGCACGGGCGGTTCGACCAGAAGGGGCTGGTCCTGGACCTGGTCCAGCGCAACGCCGAGGTCGGCATCCCGGTGCTGACCTCCAGCCGCGGCTACACCCTGCTCTGGAACAACCCGGCGATCGGCCGGGTGGAGCTGGCAGGGAACGGCACGCGCTGGGTGGCCGACTCCGCCCGGCAGATCGACTACTGGATCACGGCGGGCTCCCCGGCCGACGGGCAGCGCCGCTACAGCGCGGTGACGGGCCGCACCCCGATGCTGCCGGAGTGGGCGGCGGGCTTCTGGCAGTGCAAGCTGCGCTACCGCACCCAGGACGAACTCCTCGCCGTGGCCCGGGAGTACGGGCGCCGGGGTCTGCCGATCTCGGCGATCGTCTGCGACTTCTTCCACTGGACGCACCTCGGCGACTGGAAGTTCGACCCGAGGGAGTGGCCCGACCCGGCCGCGCTGGTCCGCGAGTTGGAGGAGCTGGGCATCAAGCTGGTGGTGAGCGTGTGGCCGTCGGTGTCCCCGCTGAGCGAGAACCACGCGGTGATGGAGCAGCGCGGCCACTTCATCGGCACCCAGTACGGGCCGCTGGCGCACGCCGACTGGCCGGACAAGGAGGTCGCCTCCACCGTGCAGGTGGCCTTCTACGACGCGACGAACCCCGGGGCGCGGGAGTTCGTGTGGTCGCGCGTCCGGGACAACTACCTCGCCCCGTACGGGATCACGGCCTTCTGGCTGGACGCCTGCGAGCCGGAGCTGAAGCCGGGCTTCCAGGAGAACCTGCGCTACTGGGCGGGTCCTGGCCTGGAGGTCGGCAACCTCTATCCGGCGGAGAACGCCCGCACCTTCTACGAGGGCCTGCGCGCCGAGGGCGAGGAGGTCGTCACCCTCAACCGCTCGGCGTGGGCGGGCAGTCAGCGCTACGGCGCCGCCCTGTGGTCGGGTGACATCGGCACCGACTTCCCGACCCTGCGCCGCCAGATCGCGGCCGGCCTCAACACCGCGCTGTCGGGGATCCCGTGGTGGAACACGGACATCGGCGGCTTCCACGGCGGCGACCCGGACGACCCGGCGTACCGCGAGGTGATGGTCCGCTGGTTCCAGTTCGGCGCGCTGTCCCCGCTGATGCGGCTGCACGGCTTCCGCGACCCGGGCATGCCGCTCGGCCCCGACATGACCGGCGGCCCGAACGAGGTGTGGTCCTACGGCGAGGAGGCGGGCGCGGTCCTGGAGAAGTACCTGCGGCTGCGCGAGCGCCTGAAGCCGTACGTCCTCGACGTCATGCGTCAGGCCCACGAGGAGGGGCTGCCGCCGATGCGTCCGCTGTTCCTGGAGTTCCCCGACGACCCGGCGTCCTGGTCGGTCGACGACGCCTATCTCTTCGGCCGGGACCTGCTCGTCGTCCCGGTGCTGGAGGCGGGGGCGCGGGACCGCGGGGCGTACCTGCCGGCGGGGGCGCGCTGGACGGACGCGTGGACGGGTGAGACGTACCAGGGCGGCAGGTCCGTGACGGTGGACGCGCCGCTGGACCGGATCCCGCTGTTCCTGCGGGACGGGGCCCGGCTGCCGGTGGCCGAATCCCTCCCGTAA
- a CDS encoding sulfotransferase family protein, producing the protein MSAPPLALSLANLLLRPGFASRRSPDRVFDRLAASAGPVEAVFSAEFRFLLRHWARDEHLTPVGWWSAQGHVRRHLTNRARVRRLLAEHPGIAREPVERPVFVVGLPRTATTLTHGVLSLSEQHRCPRLWELLTPDLEGTARRRKQAVAAARGLVGAINLFSPRYRDVHPMTAEGPEECTFALPHTIMPLSQARIPAYQARHYERDFRADYAYLKQIYQVLQYGRARRRWVLKSPLHTENLDALLSVFPDATIVWTHRDPAAVVPSFCSLIEHGMAITRRPLDLHALGATWLELLSRSMTRGLAARSVIPREALIDVPYSWLGSDPAEGAPKLYDAVGARWTDADAARLPGVAARPRGTRPHRYDLARYGLTRADVDTAFADYNVLRAEVDRA; encoded by the coding sequence ATGTCCGCACCTCCCCTCGCTCTCTCCCTCGCCAACCTGCTGCTGCGGCCGGGGTTCGCCTCCCGCCGCAGCCCCGACCGGGTCTTCGACCGGCTGGCCGCCTCGGCCGGCCCGGTGGAGGCGGTGTTCTCGGCGGAGTTCCGGTTCCTGCTGCGCCACTGGGCCCGGGACGAGCACCTCACCCCGGTCGGCTGGTGGTCGGCCCAGGGCCATGTGCGCCGGCATCTCACCAACCGCGCCCGGGTCCGGCGGCTGCTCGCCGAGCACCCGGGGATCGCCCGGGAGCCGGTGGAGCGGCCGGTGTTCGTGGTGGGTCTGCCGCGCACCGCGACCACCCTCACCCACGGGGTGCTGTCCCTCTCCGAGCAGCATCGATGTCCCCGCCTCTGGGAGCTGCTCACCCCGGACCTGGAGGGGACCGCACGGCGGCGGAAGCAGGCGGTGGCGGCCGCGCGCGGGCTGGTCGGGGCGATCAACCTCTTCTCGCCGCGCTACCGCGACGTCCATCCGATGACCGCCGAGGGCCCCGAGGAGTGCACCTTCGCGCTTCCGCACACGATCATGCCGCTGTCCCAGGCCCGTATCCCCGCCTACCAGGCGCGTCACTACGAGCGGGACTTCCGGGCCGACTACGCCTACCTCAAGCAGATCTACCAGGTCCTGCAGTACGGCCGCGCGCGCCGCCGCTGGGTGCTGAAGTCGCCGCTGCACACCGAGAACCTGGACGCGCTGTTGTCGGTGTTCCCCGACGCGACGATCGTGTGGACCCATCGTGATCCGGCCGCCGTGGTGCCGTCGTTCTGCAGTCTGATCGAGCACGGCATGGCGATCACCCGGCGCCCGCTGGACCTGCACGCGCTCGGCGCCACCTGGCTGGAGCTGCTCAGCCGCTCGATGACCCGCGGCCTCGCCGCCCGCTCCGTGATCCCCCGCGAGGCGCTGATCGACGTCCCGTACTCCTGGCTGGGCTCAGACCCGGCCGAGGGCGCCCCCAAGCTCTACGACGCCGTCGGCGCCCGCTGGACCGACGCCGACGCGGCCCGGCTGCCCGGGGTCGCGGCCCGCCCGAGGGGCACCCGGCCGCACCGCTACGACCTGGCCCGCTACGGTCTGACCCGTGCCGACGTGGACACCGCGTTCGCGGACTACAACGTGCTGCGGGCCGAGGTCGACCGGGCGTGA
- a CDS encoding glycoside hydrolase family 12 protein, which translates to MATRTLGRVAKALIAPTLALGATVGLASAPASAAVWSSCDQWGNTTLNGYTLYNNIWGSGAGSQCVWANSGTNWGVWANHPNTGGIKSYPDSKKVINKTITSLGSLSSSYNVTVPSSGAYNTSYDIWDTDYDYEVMLWVNYNGAVGPLGTSQGNVTLGGHTWTVYKGNNGSNEVFSFLRTSDSSSGTVSILPILKWIKDTKGWFGNETIGDVQFGYEITSSSGGLDFVTNNLTVSSS; encoded by the coding sequence ATGGCAACACGCACGCTCGGCAGGGTCGCCAAGGCCCTGATCGCCCCCACCCTGGCCCTCGGCGCGACCGTCGGCCTCGCCTCCGCCCCCGCCTCGGCCGCCGTCTGGAGCTCCTGCGACCAGTGGGGCAATACCACCCTGAACGGCTACACCCTCTACAACAACATCTGGGGCTCCGGAGCCGGCAGCCAGTGCGTCTGGGCCAACTCCGGCACCAACTGGGGCGTCTGGGCCAACCACCCCAACACCGGCGGGATCAAGTCCTACCCCGACTCCAAGAAGGTGATCAACAAGACGATCACCTCCCTGGGTTCGCTCTCCAGCAGCTACAACGTCACGGTCCCGTCGTCCGGCGCGTACAACACGTCGTACGACATCTGGGACACGGACTACGACTACGAGGTCATGCTCTGGGTGAACTACAACGGTGCCGTGGGCCCCCTCGGCACCTCCCAGGGCAACGTCACCCTCGGCGGGCACACCTGGACCGTCTACAAGGGCAACAACGGCTCGAACGAGGTGTTCTCGTTCCTGCGCACGTCCGACTCGTCGTCGGGCACCGTGAGCATCCTGCCGATCCTGAAGTGGATCAAGGACACCAAGGGCTGGTTCGGCAACGAGACCATCGGTGACGTGCAGTTCGGGTACGAGATCACCTCGTCCTCTGGCGGCCTCGACTTCGTCACCAACAACCTGACCGTCAGCAGCAGCTGA
- a CDS encoding glycosyl hydrolase family 95 catalytic domain-containing protein yields the protein MTITHGTWEPTPAARWEDAFLSGNGHHGTLMFGDPDDDRVVVTHHTLVRPNGGEHARPPELAAGLAALQERLLAGDLTAAEDFTDHRPLQWVQPFHPAFQVRLRTAAPSEPHRHRRTVDFTTGETTAVCGARTSKVFVSRADDVIVQHITLAGSDLDVSLDHRLPGVPADLAVGHGTALTPHGARLTLRARYPDSDRAYTGVTLVAATGGSASLTLPGVRITGAASVLLLTRVRRHTGELDVTAEQRALAALPSSYDALLDRHLALHRTAYERVTLDLRADPDERALPGSELLKRPRSTALLERLFAAGRYHLLSSSGLNPPRLTGLWTGDWDTAWSGAFTNDANLNLQTASATAAALPEVTEALASLVHRQLDDWRENARAVFGARGAVAPAHTDGESGLSYHFSREYPLHLWTAGADWLLKPLVDHDEARGARDPRTAAALAEVALFYEEFLTHEDEDGRLVIVPSYSPENRPAGASWGAIDAAMDLSAARHALLTAAAYHPSAAGRLGALAERLPPHRVNADGALAEWARPGLDDTYDHRHLSHLYGVWPLDEITPYDTPELAAAAHRALELRGAENDSAHGHLHHALIAARLRDGHRVAHALDRVLDGDFFHASLMSSHYPHRDVYNADAAHTLPAVLIEALAHSTPDRLVLLPAPPPALPTGELRGLRTRFGAELDLVWGPGGATAVLRPTRTLRIEVRTSAGDPQPLDLVAGEEHVLTTGTW from the coding sequence ATGACGATCACGCACGGCACCTGGGAACCCACCCCCGCCGCCCGCTGGGAGGACGCCTTCCTCAGCGGCAACGGCCACCACGGCACCCTCATGTTCGGCGACCCGGACGACGACCGTGTCGTCGTCACCCATCACACCCTGGTCCGTCCCAACGGCGGCGAACACGCCCGTCCGCCCGAGCTGGCCGCCGGACTCGCCGCGCTCCAGGAGCGGTTGCTCGCGGGCGACCTCACGGCCGCCGAGGACTTCACCGACCACCGGCCGCTCCAGTGGGTCCAGCCCTTCCACCCCGCCTTCCAGGTACGACTGCGCACGGCGGCCCCCTCCGAGCCGCACCGCCACCGCCGCACGGTCGACTTCACCACCGGCGAGACCACCGCCGTCTGCGGCGCGCGGACCAGCAAGGTCTTCGTCTCCCGCGCCGACGACGTGATCGTCCAGCACATCACCCTCGCGGGCTCCGACCTGGACGTCTCCCTGGACCACCGGCTCCCCGGCGTCCCCGCCGACCTCGCCGTCGGCCACGGCACCGCCCTCACCCCGCACGGCGCCCGGCTCACCCTGCGCGCCCGCTACCCCGACAGCGACCGCGCGTACACCGGCGTCACCCTCGTCGCCGCCACCGGCGGCAGCGCCTCCCTCACCCTCCCCGGCGTACGGATCACCGGCGCCGCCTCCGTCCTCCTCCTCACCCGGGTGCGCCGCCACACCGGCGAACTCGACGTCACCGCCGAGCAGCGCGCCCTCGCCGCCCTGCCGTCCTCCTACGACGCCCTCCTCGACCGGCACCTCGCCCTGCACCGCACCGCCTACGAGCGGGTCACCCTCGACCTGCGCGCCGACCCCGACGAACGCGCCCTCCCCGGCTCCGAACTGCTGAAACGCCCCCGCAGCACGGCCCTCCTGGAACGCCTCTTCGCCGCCGGCCGCTACCATCTGCTCTCCTCCTCCGGCCTCAACCCGCCCCGGCTGACCGGCCTGTGGACCGGCGACTGGGACACCGCCTGGTCCGGCGCGTTCACCAACGACGCCAACCTCAACCTGCAGACCGCCTCCGCCACGGCCGCCGCCCTCCCCGAGGTCACCGAAGCCCTCGCGTCCCTGGTCCACCGCCAGCTCGACGACTGGCGGGAGAACGCCCGCGCGGTGTTCGGCGCCCGGGGCGCGGTCGCGCCCGCCCACACCGACGGCGAGTCCGGGCTGTCGTACCACTTCAGCCGCGAGTACCCGCTGCACCTGTGGACGGCGGGCGCCGACTGGCTGCTCAAGCCCCTCGTCGACCACGACGAGGCCCGGGGAGCCCGCGACCCGCGCACCGCCGCCGCCCTCGCCGAGGTCGCGCTCTTCTACGAGGAGTTCCTGACCCACGAGGACGAGGACGGGCGCCTCGTCATCGTCCCCTCCTACTCACCCGAGAACCGCCCCGCGGGCGCGAGCTGGGGCGCGATCGACGCGGCCATGGACCTCTCGGCCGCCCGGCACGCGCTGCTCACCGCCGCCGCCTACCATCCGTCCGCGGCCGGCCGTCTGGGTGCCCTGGCCGAGCGTCTGCCCCCGCATCGCGTCAACGCCGACGGCGCCCTCGCCGAATGGGCCCGGCCCGGCCTCGACGACACCTACGACCACCGCCACCTCAGCCACCTCTACGGCGTCTGGCCCCTCGACGAGATCACCCCCTACGACACCCCGGAACTCGCCGCCGCCGCGCACCGCGCGCTCGAACTCCGCGGCGCCGAGAACGACTCCGCGCACGGCCATCTCCACCACGCCCTGATCGCGGCCCGGCTGCGCGACGGCCACCGGGTCGCTCACGCGCTCGACCGGGTCCTGGACGGCGACTTCTTCCACGCCTCGCTGATGAGCTCCCACTACCCCCACCGCGACGTCTACAACGCGGACGCCGCGCACACCCTGCCCGCCGTGCTGATCGAGGCGCTCGCACACTCCACCCCCGACCGGCTGGTGCTGCTCCCCGCACCGCCGCCCGCGCTCCCGACGGGCGAACTGCGGGGGCTGCGCACCCGGTTCGGAGCCGAACTCGACCTCGTCTGGGGTCCCGGGGGCGCCACGGCGGTCCTCAGGCCCACCCGCACCCTCCGCATCGAAGTCCGGACCTCCGCCGGCGACCCGCAACCGCTCGACCTCGTCGCCGGCGAAGAACACGTCCTCACCACGGGGACGTGGTAG
- a CDS encoding beta-galactosidase, translated as MPADGEPAPARTPTLADATRGRILFGGDYNPEQWPQETWQEDVRLMREAGVNSVTLGVFSWAKLEPRPGVREFGWLDRLMDLMHDHGVGVVLATPTSSPPPWLGRLHPDTLPVTEDGRTEWWGGRQHFSHSSAAYRSHAAAITEALAARYASHPALTMWHINNEYCTADHGDEAAARFRRWLRARYRTLDALNTAWGTAFWSQGYDSWDGILPPRTPHYLRNPAQVLDFRRFTSDMLLECCTAERDIVARHTPHIPVTTNFMPLFFGQDAWRWAEEEDVVSVDLYPDPRDPLGAQHGALVQDLTRSQARGPWMLMEQAAGPVNWRGVNHPKPRGLNRLWSLQAVARGADAVCYFQWRQSRQGAEKFHSGMVGHAGEQGRTFQEVKRLGAELARIGPEVTGRRNSADVAILHDWDAWWASAQDGRPSAHVDHPAVLHAWHRALWEAGFATDFAHPAHDLTRYRLVVVPQLYALTDAAVDNLLAFVRAGGTLVSGFLTGVADEDDRIRPGGMDPRLRELFGIRVLHEWWPLEPGETVACEGFRGTLWSEELEAEDEAVDSVYKGGELDGLPAVLHRDRAWYVSTLPEPEALRGLLARVAAGAGVRPVLDGLPDRVEAVRRGDLLFLLNHRREPVTVDVPGSHTDLLTGDRITDHVTLDRYGVVVLRP; from the coding sequence ATGCCCGCCGACGGCGAACCGGCCCCCGCCCGCACACCGACCCTCGCCGACGCCACCCGCGGCCGCATCCTCTTCGGCGGCGACTACAACCCCGAGCAGTGGCCGCAGGAGACCTGGCAGGAGGACGTCCGGCTGATGCGCGAGGCCGGGGTCAACTCCGTCACCCTCGGTGTCTTCTCCTGGGCGAAGCTCGAACCCCGGCCGGGGGTGCGGGAGTTCGGCTGGCTGGACCGGCTCATGGACCTGATGCACGACCACGGCGTCGGCGTCGTCCTCGCCACCCCCACCTCCTCCCCGCCCCCCTGGCTCGGCCGGCTCCACCCGGACACCCTGCCCGTCACCGAGGACGGCCGGACCGAGTGGTGGGGCGGGCGGCAGCACTTCTCCCACTCCAGCGCCGCCTACCGCAGCCACGCCGCCGCCATCACCGAGGCCCTGGCCGCCCGTTACGCGAGCCACCCGGCGCTGACCATGTGGCACATCAACAACGAGTACTGCACCGCCGACCACGGCGACGAGGCCGCCGCCCGCTTCCGCCGCTGGCTGCGCGCGAGGTACCGCACGCTCGACGCCCTCAACACCGCCTGGGGCACCGCCTTCTGGAGCCAGGGCTACGACAGCTGGGACGGCATCCTGCCGCCGCGCACCCCGCACTATCTGAGGAACCCCGCCCAGGTGCTGGACTTCCGGCGCTTCACCTCCGACATGCTCCTGGAGTGCTGCACCGCCGAGCGGGACATCGTCGCCCGGCACACCCCGCACATCCCGGTCACCACCAACTTCATGCCGCTGTTCTTCGGCCAGGACGCCTGGCGCTGGGCCGAGGAGGAGGACGTCGTCTCCGTCGACCTCTACCCCGACCCGAGGGACCCGCTCGGCGCGCAGCACGGCGCCCTCGTCCAGGACCTCACCCGCTCGCAGGCGCGCGGCCCCTGGATGCTGATGGAACAGGCGGCCGGCCCGGTCAACTGGCGTGGGGTGAACCACCCCAAGCCGCGCGGTCTCAACCGGCTCTGGTCCCTCCAGGCGGTCGCCCGGGGCGCGGACGCCGTCTGCTACTTCCAGTGGCGCCAGTCCCGCCAGGGCGCCGAGAAGTTCCACTCGGGCATGGTCGGCCACGCGGGGGAGCAGGGCCGTACCTTCCAGGAGGTCAAACGGCTCGGCGCGGAACTCGCGCGGATCGGGCCGGAGGTGACCGGCCGTCGCAACAGCGCCGACGTCGCGATCCTGCACGACTGGGACGCCTGGTGGGCCTCCGCCCAGGACGGCCGCCCCTCCGCCCACGTCGACCATCCGGCCGTACTCCACGCCTGGCACCGCGCCCTGTGGGAGGCCGGGTTCGCCACCGACTTCGCCCACCCCGCGCACGACCTCACCCGCTACCGGCTGGTGGTCGTCCCCCAGTTGTACGCGCTGACGGACGCGGCGGTCGACAACCTCCTCGCCTTCGTCCGCGCCGGCGGCACCCTGGTCTCCGGCTTCCTCACCGGGGTCGCCGACGAGGACGACCGGATCCGCCCCGGCGGTATGGACCCCCGGCTGCGCGAGCTGTTCGGCATCCGTGTCCTGCACGAGTGGTGGCCGCTGGAGCCGGGGGAGACCGTCGCGTGCGAGGGCTTCCGGGGCACGCTGTGGTCGGAGGAGCTGGAGGCCGAGGACGAGGCCGTGGACAGCGTCTACAAGGGCGGCGAACTCGACGGACTGCCCGCCGTCCTCCACCGCGACCGCGCCTGGTACGTCTCCACCCTCCCCGAGCCCGAGGCCCTGCGGGGACTGCTGGCCCGGGTCGCCGCCGGGGCGGGCGTCCGCCCCGTCCTCGACGGGCTCCCGGACCGGGTCGAAGCGGTACGACGCGGTGACCTGCTGTTCCTCCTCAACCACCGTCGCGAGCCGGTCACCGTCGACGTCCCGGGCAGCCACACCGACCTGCTCACCGGCGACCGGATCACCGATCACGTCACCCTCGACCGGTACGGCGTGGTGGTGTTGCGGCCATGA